The following DNA comes from Flavisolibacter ginsenosidimutans.
GGGTAATTTAAACTACTCTTGATACTTTGCGGGATTTTATAGATATGTTGCGCCAACAGCCAGATGTTGGTAATGGATATTCGAAACATAGTTCGTTCGCTGGTCATTGGCAGGGCAAGCAGAAATACCACCCTCCCTGCCACCGACGGCGCTAAGGCCGTTTTTAAGTGAAAGGTCAACTTGGGCGGAGAGGACGCTACCTAATGGATATGACAAAAATTTTATGGTCAAAGTTTTTGACAATAGAATTATTGTCAACTTCAAATAAGCGCTTTTTTGTTCTAGTATTTATAAGCGTTGTTTACTTCGTCTACTTTGGTCATAACCGGTATGTCCTAATTGCTGATGTATCCGTACGTGATGTGGCCTTCGGTGTAGCGGTCTTCTACCCAGTTGCCCGTAGCATAAGAGCCAAAGAGAATTATCTTTTCAGGGTTTACCGTTTCTACAATAAGCTGGGTTATCCGTTGGAGTTCCTGTTGTTTGCTTTCTGGGAGATGTGCGAGGGATTTTTTCATTATCGAATACAGGCAAAGTTATTACTTCTGGCAAAGCTCTAATATTCCGTCAGAAAATTAAGGTGAACTCAGTTGACGGGTAAAGTTGGATTGGAATAATTTAACCCATAAAGTAATCCTCTTTAAAGCAGTGGAATGAGTAGAATAACATTGTAATATTTCTGGCCTTGACAAATAACAGTTGGTACCGGTGATTACTAAAAAATAAAGCGTCGTCTAAAAGGGTAGCCGCAAAATTGGAAATAAGGAGCAAGGTGCATATTGCTGAAAGTACTAGTGCTCTTTGTTATTGTGCTAACAACATGTTGCACTAATTATGTTTTATTGACTTGCATAAACCGTCAAATCAATATTTCCAATGGTTGCCAAACAATGCTGAACGTTGCCAAGCAGTAATAAAATATCACTGGAAGCATTGCCTTTACTCAAGCTCGGTTGAACAATGTACATATGATAACGAACTGGCTTCGTCCATTTGGCTTGCTCTAAAAACTTCTCTAAATCATCTTCCGTGCCTTTAACGATTCGACTACACGAATTGTTTCCTAAAGTTTTTGTTTTTCGTTTAAAGAGGTGCGTAAAAATCTCTCGGCTGTCTTTGTGCTTCCATTTTAATGATTTCTGTGCTTGTCCGCAAACCTGATAGAAATTGTCAATGTTATTGCTTGTCTGCCCGTTTCGAGCATATTTGAGATGGTATAAGTGTACATTTATCGCGCTACCTGTGTCGTTAATGCCGATAATATCGGCTATTTCTCCTTTACCGTCATCGTCATAAATGAATTGAAATTCGTTTCTGATTTTTTCAATAAAATAATACTGGATTGAATCTTGAACGTAGGGAGCAATGTCCTGCGATTCTTTTTCAATATTCACACCTGTCCAGTCATCTGCAATAATGTTATCAAGAGATATGCCATCTGGTTGACTCTTTAACTTGACATAGAGGTTCCCAAATAACTGCGATCCGTCGGCAAACCAAATGGTTGGGACATAGTGCTGAAAGAACTGCAACAAAGATTCGGTTCTCGCTCCAAATTGAATAAAGCAGGTTTCGGTTGTCAGTTGTTTAACTTGGTAGTAGTTTTCTTCTGTTGCAGCATTCTTGCCAAGATCTATTTGGAATTGTACAGAAAACCGGTCTGTGTCGAGAGAAAATTGTAAAGCTTGATCAAGTGTTGGATTCAATAGATTTAACTCGGCATGTGCCAGGTCAAGCGGTACGCCATTTATCGTTAGGCCATACCGGTTCTCTGTATTCTCGTACATTTCAGGATTCCAATCAATTAAAACCGGCATAACGTTCTTAGGCCGCTCGTCTAACGATTCAACAGCCAAAGTATGTTTTAGCACGATGTTTGGATCAATCGTTTCATCTTCGACAATCGCTCCAATTGTTTTGCACCATTTGGTTAATTCATCCAAGTTCCCTCGTTGATACGACCAAATTTTCCCTTTAACAGAACACCCCAAAGACGTTTTTTCTCCGTCTTTATACCCAACACCGAATATGTTATTTTTTATGAGCGTTCCTTGCTCAAGTAATTTGATGCCGTCTTGAACACCTTTGCCGAAGTATGATTGAAAGGTAATGTCCTGACCGATGCCCCTTCTTGTTCCTACATTAAAAAGTGAAAGGCGGTTGACATCATAAAATATCCGAAAAACGCCCATCCCTGTAATCAGATTGAGATTGCCTTCACCAAATATTTTTTCCAGTAATTCGATTCCAGAATACTGTTTTATAGACGTATTTAAAAAGACCCGGTTAAAAGCTGGACCCACATCCCAATGAATAACAATAACGTCCCATTTTAAGTTTTGAACACTCACAAATGTGCCCCATTCAACCTGCTCAATTTTGCCTAAAATAATGACCAGCGTGTCCTTGTGGTTTGTATCACTAAAGACGTGTTCATAATCGGAAAAAAGTTCTTCCCAATAGTGTTTTGCGGGTTTCCACGCATTGACATTGGTTTTATAAATTATGGTGCTGAGAGCGGGATTAATTTGGGTGAAGGGGATTAAGGAATCATCCAGGTTTGAAAACCCATCTAAGAACTCTTTGATGCTAATTTCCTTTTGTGTTGCGTTGGCGCTTAAGCGAGGTAGTAATAAATTCCAATCTGCGTTTCGAGCGTACAACTGGTCTAGTTCTTCGTGGATGGGTGGATACGCTGTGTTCGTCACAAAGCTTGCGTTACCCAATTGACTATAAGAGGTTCGGGTAAAGCGCCCGATAAACTGTAAAGTAACCGGAATGCTTTGCCGCTCGTCGTGGATGGCCGCAATTTTTAGATTGGGTAAGTCAAATCCTTCACCGAGCATATTCACACAGACTATGATGGAATGATTACCTTTTTTAATCGCTTCGATTTTTGCCGCTAATCCTGGCGCACCAGTATAAACCACAACGGGGTTATGCTCTGGAAATCTTTGGTAATGATCAAAAACCTCCAATGCCCTTCGTTTGCTCATGCACCTCGCCATGAGGATGTGTTTAAACCCGGCCGTGAGATCTGCCTTCAACTGTTGGACGGCCCTTTCTGCAATTTTTTCATCGGCCAATTTCTTGTTGTACTCTCGGATTGGTAAATAATTAATAGTCTTGTAATACTTCTGCTCTTGTGCTTTTCGCAAGGAAAAATTAAAGATGATTTTCCCTTGCAAACTTTTCCCGTCATTCCGAAAAGGCGTGGCGGTAAAAAGAATGACTTTTGATGGATCAAATCTTTCTATTAATTCTTTCCAAGTATCCGCCTCCGAATGGTGGGCTTCGTCGACAAAAAAATGCGAAAAGAAGTGATTGAGTATTGCCTTTTGCTCAAGTGAAAGGCTTGTCAGCAGGTTCATTGTCGAAACGACAACGTTGCATTTTGAAACAAACTCTTGAAGTTCCTCAACATTGGAAAAAGCGTGATTAATTATGCCAACGATAGGGTTCAAGCATGACGGATTAACAATGCCATATTCCTTGAGTAAACCTAAGGTGATAAACTTTTCCGAAATCTGTGTTCTCAAAGAATCAGATGGAACAGAAACTAATAATTTATTACAAGAGTTTGCAATTAAGGTAGCCAACATCGTTTCAGTTTTGCCTGTACCTGTTGGCATAACAACTATTGCTTTTTCGTCCGGATTTTGAACATGAGCAAGAATGGAGTACAATGCCCCAACTTGCGGAGATCTTAGCCCCTTAATATTTGCCTGTTCATTCTCCTTTACCAATCTAAAGCTGTCTACCCAAGTTGTTATCACTTCGTCAGATGTCCTATTTTGAAATAATGGATGCTTGATCCACCTTTTAATTTTTATCCTACCAGAAGGTAAGTCCTTTTTTTTCGTTTTTTTCGTTGTTAATAAAGCATACTCGTAAGCGTCGATATTACTATCACTACTATCACTTGTCAAGAAATAATGAATACCTGCCGATTCAATTACAAAAGGCGTTGCACTGATAATTTGGATACTATCAAGAGTCGTTTCAGTACTAAAGTATTGCCATACTTCATTGCCATTGCTTTGAAAAATTAACTTCAAAACTTTTGGGAGAATTAGAGCCATTTTAATCGTTAGTTTGAATTAAGTCAAATCACCTTATAAAAACACTAAATTTATTAGCGGTCAGAAATTGTTTTACTCAGACTTTTGCCTGAATTCAATTAAGTCCTTTATCGATAGTTTTTTCATTTTGATACATAAGGTTTAACTAAAGTATTTCTTTCGGTTTTCTATCTAAGTTTGGCCGCGTAATTTTTCTTTACATATTTTCCGATAAAGCTATTTAACCCTCTTCCAGCTATTGCCAAACGCTTCATTTCCTCGATATAATTAGCTCCGGTACTACTGTACGTATACCGGTAAACGGACCAATCAGAAAATTGAACATCAATCAGGTTTGTGCCGACTTGGTAAGCACGAACGCCGGAATTGCCATTTAGATTTGCATAGGGAGTCATAATAAAGAGGTTTTTTTGTGGTTATTGTGAATTTTTTGAATTAGGCTTAATGGGTAGTAGCGACTACAAGCCTCCATCGAATATGCCCTTGTGCCTGCGTATGCTGATGATGGTTTTGTGGGGGTAGCGGGTGCGGGCTTACCGACACGATTTCGTGACCACAGCCATCGCAACGGTAGATTCCCGAATTGGATGTTTTCGCCCCTGGATGGTGTGTAAGATCAAAGGCTGAATGATTATTCAGCGTCAGGTAGGCAGAGTTTTTATAATAGGCCATTCGTAAATTTTGAAGTGGTGATTGAGATGTTTAGAACAACGTATAAAGGCGGCACTCGACTCATTTTCCATGATTGAGCAATGTTTGAAATGCAAGAGCCCGTGTTTATACACTACCCTTTAGGTGGATAGACGTCGTTTCCGTGACTGTCCTTAGCACGTATTTGCCCATTGCGCCCATGAATCACCAATTCGCTTCCTTGATTCTGTGCAATTTCTCGTGCTATTTCAATCGCTTGCTTTTGCGTGTCGGTAGTAGCGGTGTACTTGCTGTTGCCTTCTCCTTTTACGCTCCATTGCCCGTTGTTGGGCACGACGTGTTGATTTTTTCCCATTGTTATGAGTTTTATTGTGTTTAAATAAATGACCCATTCATTTCGCCGGTGACGTTGATTTCTTAAACAATAGAAGGCACAGGTTGTGTAGCTGCTACTGCATCAAGAGTTTAACCTAAGGGAGTTCTGTAAAGGAGGAAAAAGGAGCAGGAGGAGTGAAGGTGCTAAGCTTTCATAGTGTATTGCTTATCGACATTCCGACTCTATATTTGCGACCGATCAACTAATTACAGAAAAGGCAGCATCTTGCGATGCCAGGTTTCCGAGGCCTTTCTTTTCTGTTTTCGTTAGCCCCGTAAGGGGCTTTCCTATTTTAAGAACTTCTTTTGCTCATCAACAGCTTGTCCTGTTTTGTTTTCCTTAACAAACAGTGACAGATTTTCATCTCTTCACCAATATTTTTTTGTTTCATACGGTTTTGCTATTTTAACTGACTTTGATACTACTTATGATGAAAAATTAATTGCCCCTTGCAGGGCTTGCTTATCTATACCGTAAAATTACGGCCAATCTATGCAAATATACAATTCTTACCGAAAAAATAAACTTATAAGTTCATTTTATGGAACTCGTACCTATATTTGTTGGAACAAATTCAGATGATGGCGGTCTCTGGGCTATCCAATACAATGAAGAAACCGACGAGTTTGAGCGTCTTTTTGACCTATGGGCTAATGTAGAATATCTTGAAAGCTTTTTCCGTGAGCACATTCATGACCTAGCGGCCACCTCGTGGACTAATGACACCGATGAACTTATTGAAGAGACCGTTTTTTCCCTTCTGGATGAGGCCGAAGAACTAGAAGATGCACTTATTTACTATGTAAAAGGAGGGCTAGCGGGAAATGGCCTTGCTTTACAACAGCTCTTTAAACCGCTTGATAACCGAATTTACGAACTGAAGCCTTTACAAAAGAGCAAGGCTTCCATCCGGACCAGACAACGGCCGAACCCCAAACTCAGGATCTATGCCATCAGGCTCGCACCAAATTTGTATATCGTAACCGGAGGCGCCATTAAGCTTACTCATACGATGAATGAACGGCCTCATTTGGTGGCAGAGCTTCAAAAAATTGAACGAGTAAGAGAATGGCTGAAAAGTGAAGGAATTTCTGAACCTGAGGATTTAAACAACGAAGAATGACCATGGACCTTACTAAAAGATTGCAGGCACTTTCCAGCGACAAGCCTTCGGGCTGGCTGCAAAAAGCAGAAGAAAGGAAGCAGAACAGGAACTGGCAAAAACGTTCTGCGGCCATCGCCTTGCGTGTATTAAGAGAATTGCGTTACCAGGGTTTAACACAGCGTGATCTTGCCGAAAAAATGGGTGTTGCCGCACAACAAGTGAACAAGATTGTGAAGGGGCAGGAAAATATGACACTGGACACTTTGGTGAAACTTGAAACGGCATTGGGTATTCAGTTGTTGCATGATGGCAAGCCTCAGCCAATGGCCGTTTTAGGGTTTAGAAGTTTGCCGGTTGCTGAAAAGATTTCAAGGGGCTTTGCGACTTATCATCATGGATCATACATGGCTAGTACATGTGTTCTCGGCGGAGGATTTTCTTTAGATATCGATATCACGGCTGCGTTTGAAAATGCGAACGAAAAACAACTACATACCCAATATCCTGTTCCCGGAAAAGAAAAGTGGCTTCGACGACATACTGAATTCTCCTAACAATGACAGAAACACAACTGCCGGTTAGTTTTCAATTAGCAGATATTCAAACCGAGCAATTTGCCCTTATTGAAGCAGCTTATAAAGAAACCGAAGCTGAACACATAAAACTAAATTCAAGTTTTCGATTTGGCTTTAATGAAAGCGATAAATCTATTTTAGCGAGTCCACGCTTTTCTTTTGAACAGAAAGAAAACTCTTTTATCATTTTAGAAGTAGCCTGTATTTACACCATTGCGGATGAATCCTGGAGACACATGTTCAATGCCAAAGAGCATACCGTGACTTTATCAAAAGCATTTGCAGCTCATATTGCAGCGTTATCTATAGGGACCGTACGGGGTGTTTTGCATGCAAAAACTGAACAAACTCCATTTAATAAATTTATGATACCATTGATAAATGTGGCGGAGAATATTACAGAGGACGTTCTATTGAAGTAATTAAAGATTAAGCAGGTTTTGACAGACTATAACTTTTACATATGTTGGCGCTTGATCATTGACTAATTGATCAAGCTTATATTTAACTGATATGCCCATTACTCCTCTTTACTTTATCCAAGGTGCAATAACTATAATCTTATCAGCAATTGTAGCTTATCTCGTAAGCCGTAGTCAGAAAAAGCTAGACTATGTTTATGACTTTCGCAAATACATTCTTGATAAGCGTAAGAAAATATACGATCAAATAGAGGTCACGATTTCTCATCTAAATACATTCCGCTTCGATACATTGGAAGGCAACCATTGTCACGTATTTATGCTATCAGCGGACGCAGCTGGCGATCTTGAGCGAGAATTAGTTGATCTCTTAAGACACTCCTATTGGATGAGCAATGAGATGGCCATGCTACTCTCTAAAGTTAATCTCACTTTTGTACAAATTAACTCACGACAACAACATGGAGATAGACCTATAGATTCTTGGGGCAAAGAGTTTTTTCAGGATTTTTACAAGCTCGGCGAGGAACTTAAGGGGGTCTACTTTTTTGATGTCATGCACTTAAACAACCTTTCATTATTTAAGAAAAGTAAATCAACAAAAATTGGCTAAAAATCTTTCCTTTTTTTGACGTCCTTTTTTGTAGGTAAAACTTAATTTGTAAGTGGGCATCAAACCCTTTTAATTTCAGGAATGCTAAACAGAACTTGACTTTATATCGGTGTCATTATAAAACATGCTTTGCACTTACTGGTCTTTTCTATCTTTTACTATGAATAGAAGCCAGTAGCCTTATAAGTTGATGAGTGCTATTCCCGCATGCAGTTGTCTGGTCGGTGACTGTTTAACCTAACCTGTTTTGTATCTTTCTTCGATGAACTATCACCATCTCAAAGACTTCCTCCTACATCAAATGCGCATGTCGCATATCTACCAGCCGGTGATGATTAAGTGTTTGCTGCAAGAGGGAGGCATAGCTGAAGATATTACTATTGCCCGTGACCTACTACAGTACGACCCCAGCCAGCTGGAATACTACCAGCAGATCACCAATAACATGGTTGGCAAGGTGCTGCGCAACCGGCAGGTAGTAGAAAAAGAAAAGAAGCATTACCTCCTGACTGGTTTTGAACACCTGCATAAAAATGAAATAGCTGACCTGGTTACCATTTGCGAAAAGAAGATTGATGAATACATCGCTAAACGGGGTGATGCGATCTGGCAACACCGAAAGAAAAGCCGAGGGTATATCAGCGGCACTGCCCGTTACAAGGTGTTGAAGCGGGCACAGTTTCGATGTGAACTTTGCGGCATTTCAGCCAGTGAAAAAGCCTTGGAAGTGGATCATATACTGCCGGTTAACCTTGGTGGAAAAGACGAAGAAGATAATTACCAAGCTTTGTGCTATTCCTGCAACGCCATGAAACGAGATACGGATGCTACTGACTTCAGAGAAATAAAGGATCAGTACGAACACCGCGAGAAAGATTGTATTTTTTGTTTAATTGAAAAGAAACGGATTGTTTCGGAAAACAATCTTGCATTTCTTGTTTACGACCAATACCCGGTTAGTGATTTACACTGCCTGGTGATACCGAAACGGCATACAGCGGATTATTTTTCCATTTCGCAGCCGGAGATCAACGCGGTTAACCGCCTTGTACAGGATGGCCGAGAAATGATCCTGAAAAGGGATAAGACGGTATTGGGTTTTAATCTTGGTCTTAACTGCGGAGAGGCAGCCGGACAGACGGTGATGCATACGCACCTGCACCTGATACCAAGGCGAGAGGGTGATACTCCGACTGTCAGAGGCGGGGTGAGGAATGTGATTGCTGGGAAGGGGCATTATTGAAGCGTGAGGTGTATGTAGGTGCCGCTTTTTTATAATGAATTTACTGAAGCAGTTTATACGCAGTTAAAATTCAGGTCGTGAAATAAACGGTGCCTTAGGGAAGAGTGTATAACAATAAAAATCCGGCAACAATTGTTGCCGGATCTGAGATAGTGTAAAAAGCATCACCCCTTTGAAGGTTTGTGAACAGCTGCTCGAACCAGCTTGTAATGATAGCCGCTGAATTCTGTTGGCGGGAAATGCTCTCCTTTTACGCAGGTAACTTCGGTCACTTTCGAACCGTAGACTGTTTGCTCTTCGTAGATTCCGCTTTGGGGCACTTTTTCACCCGGTCGATAACTCATGTTTCAAATATTAAAGTTGATCAATACCAATAAAATTAGCAAATTGTTCAGAAAAATTGCAAATTATGTTAGCATTTTGCTTTATTAATATAGCCATTCTCTCACGCCCCCGTGATGCGAACAAGCGCCTCGGCCTGTTGCATAACTGCGGCTGCCGTCGTTACAGATAGCCCCGGTTCTTACCCTGTAAGCTCTCTGCTCCCTTGTTTCTTTGAGGGCCGGTGCATTGGTATTTACTGACTGCCAATTGTAGGCTGATGTTGCTTGTGTGGTAGTTGCAGAGATATTTGCCTTTGCCTGTTTTGAAGCCTTTACTTTTTTAGTATGTTCCGGTTGTCGTTGTTCCAATACCGCGATTAATGAATCAACCCTTTTTTGCAAGCCGCTTAGCTGAAGCTTGAGGGTTTGGAGTTCTGTTTCGGGGTTGCCGGGCGAAGCCGTATGTGTGTTGCAGGAAATGAGGATAAGGGCAATCAGGAAAAAGAAACGACTTGTACAAGCCGCCTGGATTTTTGGAAACATACTGTTTGTTTTGGTTGCACTAAATATAGACAGTTTCTCCTGAAATTATTTTTCACGTGTTGCAATTTTATTCAACGAGTTTGCCAGCATAAAAAGACCCTGCCAACGGCAGGGGTCAGATAATTGAACGTTAAAGGAAGTATAGAAATGAACAGGCTACACAGTTAATGCGAAACTACAAAGGATGCAGTGCTGT
Coding sequences within:
- a CDS encoding DUF2188 domain-containing protein; this translates as MGKNQHVVPNNGQWSVKGEGNSKYTATTDTQKQAIEIAREIAQNQGSELVIHGRNGQIRAKDSHGNDVYPPKG
- a CDS encoding HIT domain-containing protein; translated protein: MNYHHLKDFLLHQMRMSHIYQPVMIKCLLQEGGIAEDITIARDLLQYDPSQLEYYQQITNNMVGKVLRNRQVVEKEKKHYLLTGFEHLHKNEIADLVTICEKKIDEYIAKRGDAIWQHRKKSRGYISGTARYKVLKRAQFRCELCGISASEKALEVDHILPVNLGGKDEEDNYQALCYSCNAMKRDTDATDFREIKDQYEHREKDCIFCLIEKKRIVSENNLAFLVYDQYPVSDLHCLVIPKRHTADYFSISQPEINAVNRLVQDGREMILKRDKTVLGFNLGLNCGEAAGQTVMHTHLHLIPRREGDTPTVRGGVRNVIAGKGHY
- a CDS encoding DEAD/DEAH box helicase gives rise to the protein MALILPKVLKLIFQSNGNEVWQYFSTETTLDSIQIISATPFVIESAGIHYFLTSDSSDSNIDAYEYALLTTKKTKKKDLPSGRIKIKRWIKHPLFQNRTSDEVITTWVDSFRLVKENEQANIKGLRSPQVGALYSILAHVQNPDEKAIVVMPTGTGKTETMLATLIANSCNKLLVSVPSDSLRTQISEKFITLGLLKEYGIVNPSCLNPIVGIINHAFSNVEELQEFVSKCNVVVSTMNLLTSLSLEQKAILNHFFSHFFVDEAHHSEADTWKELIERFDPSKVILFTATPFRNDGKSLQGKIIFNFSLRKAQEQKYYKTINYLPIREYNKKLADEKIAERAVQQLKADLTAGFKHILMARCMSKRRALEVFDHYQRFPEHNPVVVYTGAPGLAAKIEAIKKGNHSIIVCVNMLGEGFDLPNLKIAAIHDERQSIPVTLQFIGRFTRTSYSQLGNASFVTNTAYPPIHEELDQLYARNADWNLLLPRLSANATQKEISIKEFLDGFSNLDDSLIPFTQINPALSTIIYKTNVNAWKPAKHYWEELFSDYEHVFSDTNHKDTLVIILGKIEQVEWGTFVSVQNLKWDVIVIHWDVGPAFNRVFLNTSIKQYSGIELLEKIFGEGNLNLITGMGVFRIFYDVNRLSLFNVGTRRGIGQDITFQSYFGKGVQDGIKLLEQGTLIKNNIFGVGYKDGEKTSLGCSVKGKIWSYQRGNLDELTKWCKTIGAIVEDETIDPNIVLKHTLAVESLDERPKNVMPVLIDWNPEMYENTENRYGLTINGVPLDLAHAELNLLNPTLDQALQFSLDTDRFSVQFQIDLGKNAATEENYYQVKQLTTETCFIQFGARTESLLQFFQHYVPTIWFADGSQLFGNLYVKLKSQPDGISLDNIIADDWTGVNIEKESQDIAPYVQDSIQYYFIEKIRNEFQFIYDDDGKGEIADIIGINDTGSAINVHLYHLKYARNGQTSNNIDNFYQVCGQAQKSLKWKHKDSREIFTHLFKRKTKTLGNNSCSRIVKGTEDDLEKFLEQAKWTKPVRYHMYIVQPSLSKGNASSDILLLLGNVQHCLATIGNIDLTVYASQ
- a CDS encoding nucleotidyltransferase domain-containing protein, producing MKKSLAHLPESKQQELQRITQLIVETVNPEKIILFGSYATGNWVEDRYTEGHITYGYISN
- a CDS encoding DUF3761 domain-containing protein — its product is MFPKIQAACTSRFFFLIALILISCNTHTASPGNPETELQTLKLQLSGLQKRVDSLIAVLEQRQPEHTKKVKASKQAKANISATTTQATSAYNWQSVNTNAPALKETREQRAYRVRTGAICNDGSRSYATGRGACSHHGGVREWLY
- a CDS encoding helix-turn-helix transcriptional regulator, with product MTMDLTKRLQALSSDKPSGWLQKAEERKQNRNWQKRSAAIALRVLRELRYQGLTQRDLAEKMGVAAQQVNKIVKGQENMTLDTLVKLETALGIQLLHDGKPQPMAVLGFRSLPVAEKISRGFATYHHGSYMASTCVLGGGFSLDIDITAAFENANEKQLHTQYPVPGKEKWLRRHTEFS
- a CDS encoding YjzC family protein; its protein translation is MSYRPGEKVPQSGIYEEQTVYGSKVTEVTCVKGEHFPPTEFSGYHYKLVRAAVHKPSKG